In the genome of Quercus robur chromosome 3, dhQueRobu3.1, whole genome shotgun sequence, one region contains:
- the LOC126718869 gene encoding uncharacterized protein LOC126718869 isoform X1, with translation MLFTGEDEICGVDNVEHGDDEEEPNEGVSQAYLWSHLVPMWWWSSSVSQSMGGHWDLIIKISRAKARRSGRSGLAYEAITPQGLTIFKGGASCAAATAVEATQEALVEATLIAKTFGFVRILFLFSRKGIVKAHNLKYPNGWKDSTIVADIVALQQQNFVCKAVFVPRVIISPVYKLGSLATKNPGHHSSVHPTLL, from the exons ATGTTGTTCACTGGTGAGGATGAAATTTGTGGAGTAGATAACGTAGAGCATGGAGACGATGAGGAAGAACCAAATGAGGGTGTTTCTCAAGCCTATTTGTGGTCTCATTTGGTACCAATGTG gTGGTGGTCTAGTTCTGTCAGTCAGAGCATGGGAGGGCATTGGGATTTGATTATCAAAATCTCAAGAGCCAAAGCAAGAAGAAGTGGCAGATCAGGTCTAGCATATGAAGCTATTACCCCTCAAGGATTGACCATTTTCAAGGGGGGTGCAAGTTGTGCAGCAGCAACAGCAGTTGAAGCAACTCAAGAAGCTCTAGTGGAGGCAACGTTGATAGCTAAAACTTTTGGTTTTGTTAGAATTTTGTTTCTGTTTAGTAGGAAAGGCATAGTGAAGGCTCATAACTTGAAATATCCGAATGGTTGGAAGGATAGTACCATAGTTGCTGATATTGTGGCCCTTCAACAGCAGAATTTTGTGTGTAAAGCTGTTTTTGTTCCTAGGGTCATTATAAGCCCAGTGTATAAGTTAGGTAGCCTAGCAACCAAAAATCCCGGACACCACAGTTCGGTGCACCCAACTTTATTGTAA
- the LOC126718869 gene encoding uncharacterized protein LOC126718869 isoform X2: MMVPSRWWSSSVSQSMGGHWDLIIKISRAKARRSGRSGLAYEAITPQGLTIFKGGASCAAATAVEATQEALVEATLIAKTFGFVRILFLFSRKGIVKAHNLKYPNGWKDSTIVADIVALQQQNFVCKAVFVPRVIISPVYKLGSLATKNPGHHSSVHPTLL, encoded by the exons ATGATGGTTCCTTCCAG gTGGTGGTCTAGTTCTGTCAGTCAGAGCATGGGAGGGCATTGGGATTTGATTATCAAAATCTCAAGAGCCAAAGCAAGAAGAAGTGGCAGATCAGGTCTAGCATATGAAGCTATTACCCCTCAAGGATTGACCATTTTCAAGGGGGGTGCAAGTTGTGCAGCAGCAACAGCAGTTGAAGCAACTCAAGAAGCTCTAGTGGAGGCAACGTTGATAGCTAAAACTTTTGGTTTTGTTAGAATTTTGTTTCTGTTTAGTAGGAAAGGCATAGTGAAGGCTCATAACTTGAAATATCCGAATGGTTGGAAGGATAGTACCATAGTTGCTGATATTGTGGCCCTTCAACAGCAGAATTTTGTGTGTAAAGCTGTTTTTGTTCCTAGGGTCATTATAAGCCCAGTGTATAAGTTAGGTAGCCTAGCAACCAAAAATCCCGGACACCACAGTTCGGTGCACCCAACTTTATTGTAA
- the LOC126719932 gene encoding uncharacterized protein LOC126719932 codes for MVDEFWNVNSKEHGASIPRPVVRWSPPPEDCFKINFDAAYFEDSGLAGIGVVCRDHSGQAIAALCHNLGKVQSAEMAKALAARRAVIFAMEMSLFDIIVEGDYLTVIQALLRVGPCPLLFGHIIDETKRLGGVLRSCILQHVRRDGNRLAHSLAKKAVLSADLEVWVEDLPKDVDVVFQSDLS; via the coding sequence ATGGTTGATGAATTTTGGAACGTGAATTCAAAGGAGCATGGTGCGTCTATCCCTCGTCCGGTGGTTCGCTGGTCTCCTCCGCCTGAGGattgtttcaaaataaattttgatgcaGCTTATTTTGAGGATTCGGGTTTAGCAGGTATTGGTGTAGTTTGTCGAGATCATTCCGGGCAAGCTATTGCGGCACTATGTCATAATTTGGGCAAGGTGCAGTCAGCTGAGATGGCTAAAGCTTTGGCAGCTCGAAGGGCTGTGATTTTCGCCATGGAGATGAGTTTGTTTGACATTATTGTTGAAGGTGACTACCTTACTGTTATTCAGGCTTTGCTGCGTGTTGGCCCATGTCCTCTGCTGTTTGGCCATATCATTGATGAGACAAAAAGACTTGGTGGAGTATTACGAAGTTGTATATTACAACATGTCAGGAGGGATGGGAATAGATTAGCTCACAGTTTAGCTAAAAAAGCAGTTTTATCTGCAGATCTTGAGGTTTGGGTAGAAGACTTACCCAAGGACGTGGATGTTGTTTTCCAGTCGGATCTTTCTtga